The DNA sequence ATCACAAGAAGGCCACGCCATGTCCCTGGTGCTGGAACAGGTCAGTCGCAGCGTCGACAACCAGGCCTGGATCGTCGATGCCTCGCTGCGCTTCGAACCCGGCTCGTTCAATGTATTGCTGGGCCGTACCCTGGCCGGCAAGACCAGCCTGATGCGTCTGATGGCCGGGCTCGACCGCCCGGACCGTGGGCGCGTGCTGATGGATGGCCAGGACGTGACCGGCGTGCCGGTGCGCCTGCGCAACGTGTCGATGGTGTATCAGCAGTTCATCAACTACCCCACCCTCAGCGTGTACGAGAACATCGCCTCGCCGCTGCGCCAGGCACGCATGGCCGAGCCGGAGATTCGTCGACGGGTACAGGAAACCGCCGAGATGCTGCGCATCGAAGCCTACCTGCAGCGCCTGCCGCTGGAGCTGTCCGGTGGCCAGCAACAGCGCACGGCGATGGCCCGGGCGCTGGTCAAGGATGCCTCGCTGATCCTGTTCGACGAGCCGCTGGTCAACCTCGATTACAAGCTGCGCGAGGGCCTGCGCCAGGAACTGCGCGAGCTGTTCGCGGCGCGCCACTGCATTGCCGTGTATGCCACCACCGAACCCAACGAGGCGTTGGCGCTGGGCGGCACCACGACGCTGGTGCACGAAGGCCGGATCGTCCAGAGTGGGCCTACCGCCGAGGTCTACCAGCGCCCCGGCAGCGTGCTGGCCGCCGAGCTGTTTTCCGAGCCGCCGATCAACCTGGTGCCTGGCCGTATCAGCGGTAACGAGGTGAGCCTGGCCCAGGCCGTGCACTTTG is a window from the Pseudomonas anuradhapurensis genome containing:
- a CDS encoding ABC transporter ATP-binding protein: MSLVLEQVSRSVDNQAWIVDASLRFEPGSFNVLLGRTLAGKTSLMRLMAGLDRPDRGRVLMDGQDVTGVPVRLRNVSMVYQQFINYPTLSVYENIASPLRQARMAEPEIRRRVQETAEMLRIEAYLQRLPLELSGGQQQRTAMARALVKDASLILFDEPLVNLDYKLREGLRQELRELFAARHCIAVYATTEPNEALALGGTTTLVHEGRIVQSGPTAEVYQRPGSVLAAELFSEPPINLVPGRISGNEVSLAQAVHFARNADLQPLAEGDYRFGVRPSHISLVPAHDDDLELAVLVELAEISGSETFLHVRNDHWRMTLHLPGVHEYQVDTPIRVFIPTHKLFVFDSAGALVQAPGLRQARRG